One stretch of Deltaproteobacteria bacterium DNA includes these proteins:
- the trxA gene encoding thioredoxin, with protein MEISHVADSEFEAQVIGASLPVLVDFWAPWCGPCKAIAPVLEELAREYDGRLKVVKINVDENPETPSRYGVRGIPNLMIFREGALSGQIVGAAPKARLVSEIDKALG; from the coding sequence ATGGAGATATCCCACGTCGCGGACAGCGAGTTCGAAGCGCAGGTGATCGGCGCGTCCTTGCCGGTGCTGGTGGATTTTTGGGCTCCATGGTGCGGTCCGTGCAAGGCCATCGCGCCCGTGCTGGAAGAGCTGGCGCGCGAGTACGACGGGCGTCTCAAGGTGGTCAAGATCAACGTCGACGAGAATCCCGAGACCCCCAGCCGCTACGGCGTCCGGGGAATCCCCAACCTGATGATCTTCCGGGAAGGAGCCCTTTCGGGCCAGATCGTCGGCGCCGCCCCGAAGGCCAGGCTGGTAAGCGAGATCGACAAGGCCCTGGGCTGA
- the ptsP gene encoding phosphoenolpyruvate--protein phosphotransferase → MINVTESAPEEDASHLVTLEEIGRFVDEAADLQGCLNSIAGIVAKRMQTEVCSVYLLDTDLGRLTLGATKGLDPVAVGRVSMNVGEGLAGLVVETGEPVMVMDAPSHPRFLYFPETGEERYHSFFGVPVNARKKPIGVLVVQTSRPREFTQDEVRLLKAISAQVSTIIVHARLMDSLKDKERERRQSRRRMVGAMRRLRSSEGRGKQRSGEAPRKFRSRLTGLTACPGFAIGKAHIMQRRLDLGAVTRSHTGDPRGEVERFRSAVRRAVAQVAEIKTRMTALISDEAGAIFDVHRLVLNDPVLQDEIEKRIRERGLTAYYAVASTFRKHMQTVSEVGDSYLKERTADIRDVAERLLDNLSGTGDRRQTIPDSGAILVAEDLSPADLAVIEGDRFQGIVLSTGGVTSHASLLAKSFEIPTVVAAEGLLESVQAEDSLIVDGNSGVVFVNPNREIIGEYDRLERHYLAVNRELDEMRDLPAETTDGHRVRLLANMGLLTDIRFAHAHGAEGIGLYRTEIPFLAYHDFPTEAQQFALYQKVVEGMAGKPVTIRTLDIGADKYPPYVGLARSEPNPFLGWRSIRVSLEVSDTFRMQLRAILRASALGPVRMLIPMVSSLEEILRVKAMVREIKNELTRRGVPFDAGMELGIMIEVPSAVQMVHRLVEEVDFVSIGTNDLIQYLLAVDRGNRKVAPLYEPFHPAVLSALSQVIRAAKDRGKGAAMCGEMAGDPLSTVLLMGMGLEEFSMESLSISVVRKLVRTVSYERAQAIAETALRMDTVDQIKRHLFGEMRALGLVELVELYR, encoded by the coding sequence ATGATCAACGTGACCGAAAGCGCGCCCGAGGAAGATGCTTCCCACCTGGTGACCCTGGAGGAAATCGGCCGGTTCGTGGACGAAGCCGCGGACTTGCAAGGATGCCTCAACAGCATTGCCGGCATCGTGGCCAAGCGCATGCAGACCGAGGTGTGCTCTGTCTACCTTCTCGACACGGACCTGGGCAGGCTCACCCTCGGCGCCACCAAGGGGCTGGACCCGGTGGCCGTGGGGCGCGTCTCCATGAACGTCGGAGAGGGGCTGGCGGGACTGGTGGTGGAGACCGGCGAGCCCGTGATGGTGATGGACGCTCCGTCGCATCCCCGGTTCCTCTATTTCCCGGAGACCGGCGAAGAACGGTACCACTCCTTTTTCGGCGTCCCGGTCAACGCGCGCAAGAAACCCATCGGCGTTCTGGTGGTGCAGACCTCCCGCCCGCGCGAGTTCACGCAGGACGAGGTCCGTCTGCTCAAGGCCATCTCCGCGCAGGTTTCCACCATCATCGTGCACGCCCGGCTGATGGACTCGCTCAAGGACAAGGAGCGTGAGCGCAGGCAGTCGCGCCGGCGCATGGTCGGCGCAATGCGCCGGCTCCGGTCTTCCGAGGGACGGGGCAAGCAGCGCAGCGGCGAAGCGCCGCGCAAGTTCCGCAGCCGTCTCACCGGGCTGACCGCCTGCCCGGGCTTCGCCATCGGCAAGGCGCACATCATGCAGCGGCGCCTTGACCTGGGCGCGGTCACGAGGTCCCACACGGGCGATCCCCGGGGGGAGGTCGAACGCTTTCGTTCGGCGGTGCGGCGCGCCGTGGCACAAGTAGCGGAGATCAAGACCCGCATGACCGCCCTCATCTCCGACGAGGCCGGAGCGATCTTCGACGTGCACCGGCTGGTGCTCAACGATCCCGTCCTTCAGGACGAGATAGAAAAACGCATCCGCGAGAGGGGACTGACCGCCTACTACGCCGTGGCCAGCACCTTCCGGAAGCACATGCAGACCGTGAGCGAGGTGGGCGACAGCTACCTCAAGGAACGCACGGCCGACATCCGCGACGTCGCCGAGCGCCTGCTGGACAACCTGTCCGGGACCGGAGACCGCCGGCAGACGATCCCGGACAGCGGCGCCATCCTGGTGGCCGAAGACCTTTCGCCGGCGGACCTCGCGGTCATCGAGGGAGATCGTTTCCAGGGCATCGTTCTTTCCACGGGCGGCGTCACGTCCCACGCATCCCTGCTTGCCAAGTCGTTCGAGATCCCTACCGTGGTGGCGGCGGAGGGCCTGCTCGAGAGCGTGCAAGCGGAGGACTCGTTGATCGTCGACGGCAACTCGGGAGTGGTGTTCGTCAATCCCAACAGGGAGATCATCGGCGAGTACGACCGGCTGGAGCGCCACTATCTCGCGGTCAATCGCGAACTGGACGAGATGCGCGATTTGCCGGCCGAGACCACCGACGGCCACCGGGTGCGTCTGCTGGCCAACATGGGCCTGCTCACGGACATCCGGTTCGCGCATGCCCACGGCGCCGAGGGCATCGGCCTTTACCGGACGGAGATTCCGTTTCTCGCCTACCATGACTTTCCCACCGAGGCGCAGCAGTTCGCCCTCTATCAGAAGGTCGTGGAGGGGATGGCGGGCAAGCCCGTCACCATCCGCACCCTCGACATCGGCGCCGACAAGTACCCGCCCTATGTCGGCCTCGCCCGTTCCGAGCCGAATCCCTTTCTCGGATGGCGTTCCATCCGGGTGTCCCTGGAAGTGTCCGACACGTTCCGGATGCAGCTCCGCGCCATCCTCCGCGCGAGTGCGCTGGGACCGGTGCGCATGTTGATCCCCATGGTCTCCAGCCTGGAGGAGATCCTCCGGGTCAAGGCCATGGTGCGCGAGATCAAGAACGAACTCACCCGCCGCGGCGTCCCCTTTGACGCCGGCATGGAACTGGGAATCATGATCGAGGTGCCGTCGGCGGTGCAGATGGTCCACCGCCTGGTGGAGGAAGTGGATTTCGTGAGCATCGGCACCAACGATCTCATCCAGTACCTGCTGGCCGTGGACCGCGGCAACCGCAAGGTGGCGCCCCTGTACGAACCGTTTCATCCCGCGGTCCTGTCGGCGCTGAGCCAGGTCATTCGCGCGGCCAAGGACCGCGGGAAGGGAGCGGCGATGTGCGGCGAGATGGCCGGCGACCCGCTCTCCACCGTGTTGTTGATGGGGATGGGCCTCGAAGAGTTCAGCATGGAGTCCCTGTCCATATCCGTGGTCCGCAAGCTGGTACGCACGGTGAGCTACGAACGCGCGCAAGCCATCGCCGAGACCGCGCTCCGGATGGACACGGTCGACCAGATCAAGCGACACCTCTTCGGCGAAATGCGCGCCCTGGGACTGGTGGAGTTGGTGGAACTCTATCGCTGA
- a CDS encoding FliA/WhiG family RNA polymerase sigma factor encodes MKEPPCGPEPGTLVAAAEEDCRDECVAAHLPLVEAIARQLHRRLPPNVDVDALINSGVVGLLEALDRYDPERGVTFPVFARHRIYGEMIQCLRSLDWVSRSIRAWGRRFATARARLTGQLCREATSEEMARELELPLERYHKLNYQVGEHGCLSLDDPACSELDLIMDRSADGPDLYRDPCHDVERVDLVDKLKQAVAGLPERERVVVTLRHYHDLKFREIGEGLGVTEARVCQIYVQARKRLYKALMD; translated from the coding sequence ATGAAGGAGCCCCCGTGCGGGCCGGAGCCGGGAACCCTGGTGGCGGCCGCGGAAGAGGATTGCCGGGACGAATGCGTCGCGGCGCACCTGCCCCTGGTGGAAGCCATCGCCCGTCAGCTTCACCGCCGGCTGCCGCCCAACGTGGACGTCGACGCATTGATCAACTCCGGCGTGGTGGGTCTGCTGGAGGCGCTGGACCGCTACGATCCTGAACGCGGCGTCACTTTCCCCGTCTTCGCCAGGCACCGCATCTACGGCGAAATGATCCAGTGCCTGCGATCTCTGGACTGGGTCAGCCGTTCGATCCGGGCCTGGGGGCGCCGCTTTGCCACGGCACGCGCGCGCCTCACCGGGCAACTCTGCCGCGAGGCCACATCCGAAGAAATGGCTCGGGAGCTGGAACTGCCTCTGGAACGGTACCACAAGCTCAACTACCAGGTGGGGGAGCACGGGTGCCTGAGCCTCGACGACCCTGCGTGCAGCGAGCTGGATCTGATCATGGACCGAAGCGCCGACGGCCCGGATCTCTATCGAGACCCGTGTCACGACGTCGAACGCGTCGACTTGGTGGACAAGCTGAAGCAGGCGGTGGCCGGGCTTCCGGAGCGAGAACGCGTGGTGGTCACGCTACGCCACTACCATGATCTCAAGTTCCGCGAGATCGGGGAGGGGCTGGGCGTGACGGAAGCGAGAGTCTGTCAGATCTACGTGCAGGCGCGCAAGCGCCTTTACAAGGCGCTCATGGACTAG
- a CDS encoding leucyl aminopeptidase, protein MEIKLREITPARVRSALLAVPVTDKGLEDSLVRTLDRGLHGRLGALVKKSGFKAKSGGSLLVATHGAMPAGHLLLVGVGKHEDERLHDWRVAGAVTAREAARLWADEATFMLPRDQQVDAVVSAVAEGALLNGYRFTKYRSNGNSGAALRTLVLGRTAGTRSAALARAVKRARLAASAVALARDLVNEPPSTATAAYLAEQALASCQGQGLEVEVWGKRKIQQMKLAGLLAVNQGSREEPRFIHMRYRPKGPARKKLALIGKGITFDSGGLSLKPARSMETMKLDMAGGAAVIGVMSVLPELAPEAEVLGLVPATDNLPDGGAQKPGDIIRYRSGKTVEVMNTDAEGRLILADALTLAAAEKPDCMINLATLTGACIVALGNELAGLFSNDDELADRLMACGRDAGEGLWRLPLAAEYREDIKSSVADIKNVGGGSAGAITAALFLQEFVGEVPWAHLDIAGPAFASKEHLTHPKGGTGFGVRTLLNLLSEI, encoded by the coding sequence ATGGAAATCAAGCTGAGGGAGATCACCCCGGCGCGAGTCCGGAGCGCGCTGCTGGCGGTTCCGGTGACCGACAAGGGGCTCGAGGACAGCTTGGTGCGGACCCTCGACCGCGGACTCCATGGCCGTCTCGGCGCGCTCGTCAAGAAGAGCGGTTTCAAGGCCAAGAGCGGCGGCTCGCTCCTGGTGGCGACGCACGGCGCCATGCCCGCCGGGCACCTGCTGCTGGTGGGCGTCGGAAAGCACGAAGACGAGCGGCTCCATGACTGGCGCGTGGCCGGGGCGGTGACCGCCAGAGAGGCCGCGCGGCTCTGGGCCGACGAGGCGACCTTCATGCTGCCTCGGGACCAGCAGGTGGACGCGGTGGTGAGCGCCGTCGCCGAGGGCGCTCTCCTCAACGGCTACCGCTTCACCAAGTACCGTTCCAACGGCAACTCCGGGGCAGCGCTCCGCACCCTCGTCCTGGGACGCACCGCGGGTACCCGGAGCGCGGCCCTGGCCCGCGCCGTCAAGCGCGCGCGACTGGCGGCGTCGGCCGTGGCGCTGGCGCGGGATCTCGTGAACGAGCCGCCGTCCACGGCAACCGCGGCCTACCTGGCGGAGCAGGCGCTGGCCTCGTGCCAGGGCCAAGGGCTCGAGGTGGAGGTGTGGGGCAAGCGGAAGATCCAGCAGATGAAGCTTGCCGGACTCCTCGCGGTCAACCAGGGAAGCCGCGAGGAGCCGCGCTTCATACACATGCGCTACCGGCCCAAGGGGCCGGCGCGGAAAAAGCTGGCCCTCATCGGCAAGGGCATCACGTTCGATTCCGGAGGACTGTCCCTCAAGCCGGCGCGCTCCATGGAGACCATGAAGCTCGACATGGCCGGGGGCGCGGCGGTCATCGGGGTCATGAGCGTGCTGCCGGAGTTGGCGCCCGAGGCGGAGGTGCTGGGCCTGGTGCCGGCCACGGACAACCTGCCGGACGGCGGCGCTCAGAAGCCGGGAGACATCATCCGCTACCGCAGCGGCAAGACCGTGGAGGTCATGAATACCGACGCCGAGGGCCGGCTCATTCTCGCGGACGCCCTGACCCTGGCGGCGGCGGAGAAGCCCGACTGCATGATCAATCTCGCCACGCTGACCGGGGCCTGCATCGTGGCGCTGGGCAACGAGTTGGCCGGGCTGTTCAGCAACGACGATGAGCTTGCGGACCGTCTGATGGCGTGCGGCCGGGATGCCGGCGAAGGACTCTGGCGGCTGCCCCTGGCCGCCGAGTACCGCGAGGACATCAAGAGCAGCGTCGCCGACATCAAGAACGTGGGCGGCGGCTCCGCCGGCGCCATCACCGCGGCGCTGTTCCTTCAGGAGTTCGTCGGAGAGGTGCCTTGGGCGCATCTGGACATCGCCGGGCCCGCGTTCGCGAGCAAGGAGCACCTTACGCATCCGAAAGGGGGGACGGGGTTCGGGGTCCGCACTCTGTTGAACCTTCTTTCGGAGATATGA
- the folE gene encoding GTP cyclohydrolase I FolE, giving the protein MSVQRLSHSHEQQTDSLAGHVRAILAALGEDPDREGLQRTPERVAAALSFFTSGYEQDPEAIINGALFTEDYQEMILEKDIDFFSLCEHHLLPFHGKAHVAYIPRRQIVGVSKLARLVDAYARRLQVQERLTNQIAQTVMERIKPLGVAVVMEAEHMCMRMRGVQKQNSTIVTSALLGAFRTQEKTRAEFMNLIRGRPF; this is encoded by the coding sequence ATGTCCGTTCAAAGACTCTCTCACAGCCACGAACAACAGACGGATTCCCTCGCCGGGCATGTCCGCGCCATCCTCGCCGCGCTCGGGGAAGACCCCGACCGGGAGGGCCTCCAGAGGACCCCGGAAAGAGTCGCCGCGGCTCTGTCGTTTTTCACGAGCGGGTACGAACAGGACCCGGAAGCCATCATCAACGGCGCCCTTTTCACCGAAGACTACCAGGAGATGATCCTGGAGAAGGACATCGATTTCTTCTCCCTCTGCGAGCATCATCTGCTGCCGTTTCACGGCAAGGCCCACGTGGCCTACATTCCACGCCGTCAAATCGTCGGGGTGTCCAAGCTGGCGCGGCTGGTGGATGCCTACGCCCGGCGCCTGCAGGTGCAGGAGCGGCTGACCAACCAGATCGCCCAGACCGTCATGGAGCGCATCAAGCCGCTGGGGGTCGCGGTGGTGATGGAAGCCGAGCACATGTGCATGCGCATGCGCGGGGTGCAGAAGCAGAACTCCACCATCGTGACCAGCGCGCTCCTGGGCGCTTTCCGCACACAGGAGAAGACGCGCGCGGAGTTCATGAACCTGATTCGTGGCCGTCCATTCTGA
- the rodA gene encoding rod shape-determining protein RodA, which yields MQIDRRLVAGFDWPLFVLSVGLALLGIVTIYSATCSVNEECSRYLATKQSYWLVIGLFCMVLAFSVDYQRLNRWAYPIYGALVILLGLVLLIGITSGGSQRWLDLRFFALQPSELAKIVLVLVLAKTLCYYEPGYSLTALGVPLMLCAPVLLLVLLQPDLGTAVLIFLIAMAVAVMSGLRVRSLAYFTAAAIAALPVGWQFLKPYQKTRIWTFMNPESDPLGAGYHVVQSKIAIGSGRLWGTGYLQGSQNRLEFLPEQHTDFIFAVFAEEWGFSGCVVLLAAYTLLILLALRVVRRAQDRFGVLLAAGITAMLFWQFTINIGMVTGLLPVVGIPLPLISYGGSSLVTTMLALGLLINVSMRRNTR from the coding sequence ATGCAAATTGACCGCCGCCTCGTGGCCGGCTTCGACTGGCCGTTGTTCGTCCTCTCCGTCGGGCTGGCGCTGCTGGGGATCGTCACCATCTACAGCGCCACCTGCAGCGTCAACGAAGAGTGCTCACGCTACCTCGCCACCAAGCAATCCTACTGGCTCGTCATCGGCCTGTTCTGCATGGTGCTGGCCTTCTCGGTGGACTACCAGCGCCTGAACCGCTGGGCGTACCCGATCTACGGCGCCCTCGTCATCCTCCTCGGCCTGGTGCTGCTCATCGGCATCACCAGCGGCGGCTCCCAGCGTTGGCTGGACCTGCGCTTCTTCGCCCTTCAACCCTCCGAGCTGGCCAAGATCGTGCTTGTGCTCGTGCTCGCCAAGACGCTTTGCTACTACGAGCCCGGCTACTCGTTGACCGCTCTGGGCGTACCGCTCATGCTGTGCGCGCCGGTCCTGTTGCTCGTGCTCCTGCAACCGGACCTGGGCACGGCCGTGCTGATATTTCTCATCGCCATGGCGGTGGCGGTGATGTCCGGGCTGCGGGTGCGCTCGCTGGCGTACTTCACCGCGGCCGCCATCGCCGCTTTGCCCGTCGGATGGCAGTTCCTCAAACCGTATCAGAAGACCCGCATCTGGACCTTCATGAACCCCGAGTCGGACCCGCTCGGAGCCGGCTACCACGTCGTGCAGTCCAAGATCGCCATCGGCTCCGGACGCCTCTGGGGCACGGGGTATCTCCAGGGCAGCCAGAACCGCCTGGAGTTCCTGCCCGAGCAGCATACGGACTTCATCTTCGCGGTGTTCGCGGAAGAGTGGGGATTTTCCGGGTGCGTGGTGCTGTTGGCGGCGTATACGCTGCTGATCCTGCTGGCGCTACGGGTGGTGCGGCGGGCTCAGGACCGTTTCGGCGTGCTGCTGGCGGCGGGGATCACGGCGATGCTGTTCTGGCAGTTCACCATCAACATCGGCATGGTCACCGGACTGCTGCCGGTGGTAGGCATCCCCTTGCCCCTCATCAGCTACGGCGGGTCCTCGCTGGTCACCACCATGCTGGCTCTCGGGCTCCTGATCAACGTGAGCATGAGGCGCAACACACGCTAG